A genomic stretch from Erysipelothrix sp. HDW6C includes:
- a CDS encoding HAMP domain-containing histidine kinase codes for MKRNNRLFYIGVTLAIVYLMITVFYFFNLVSLPNRYRAIEDATITEINHTIEDTLSTYPIKTQEQLSMISDQYPSDFMVLHGNDVVYQSSENLSPGAFYNAVDPKAILFESTGDVVVNNNRFTVLMRLYQLPDDIYILPFISQQVIIMTVSFVVLVIGFIFLFNSLLSPLEKIKKSLGYLKNYDFEMVAEGKDVVNQQLADLTTQLKTDISTASRQYTESELEIESAKQHLNNTLVVSKSFIHDLKTPIHQLLMINNAILDQDDIEDSLLALAFENKDLSQKVILRINEILKILNEDNRNNLSDPEPFDIVALTYRTLSSFGQSFAAKDLEIILNADESVIVNSNPVLVQLLIHNLLSNIAHYAKKNTSVNIAIIAGENISLEFTNQTTNQNLKRMKQSQVLLNALQDAPASENKYSSGNGLFLVKDLAKLLDGTYTMSTSQNAVTIRITIPALSGNQDEA; via the coding sequence ATGAAGCGTAATAATAGACTCTTCTATATTGGCGTTACCTTAGCAATTGTCTATTTAATGATTACAGTTTTTTACTTTTTTAATCTGGTCAGTTTACCCAATCGTTACCGCGCTATTGAAGATGCGACGATTACAGAAATCAACCATACTATTGAGGACACACTAAGTACTTATCCAATAAAGACACAAGAACAATTAAGTATGATTTCGGATCAGTATCCGTCTGATTTTATGGTGCTTCATGGTAATGATGTGGTATACCAGTCTTCAGAGAATTTATCGCCTGGGGCGTTTTATAACGCTGTGGATCCCAAAGCAATCCTGTTTGAGTCAACGGGAGATGTAGTTGTAAACAATAATCGTTTTACAGTCTTGATGCGCTTGTATCAACTTCCCGATGATATCTATATTCTGCCTTTTATATCACAACAAGTTATTATCATGACCGTTTCATTTGTTGTCTTGGTGATTGGATTTATTTTCCTATTTAACTCTCTTCTAAGTCCTTTAGAGAAAATTAAGAAGTCGCTTGGGTATCTAAAAAACTATGATTTTGAAATGGTTGCAGAAGGTAAAGATGTCGTTAACCAGCAGCTAGCTGATCTAACAACACAGCTTAAAACTGATATCAGTACGGCTTCACGTCAGTACACTGAATCAGAACTTGAAATTGAGTCAGCAAAACAGCATCTGAATAATACCCTTGTTGTATCAAAATCATTCATTCATGATTTAAAAACTCCGATTCATCAATTACTTATGATTAATAATGCAATCCTTGATCAAGACGACATTGAAGACAGTCTCTTAGCCTTAGCATTTGAGAATAAAGATCTGAGCCAAAAAGTTATTCTTCGTATTAACGAGATTCTTAAGATTCTCAATGAAGATAACCGTAATAACTTATCTGACCCAGAACCATTCGATATTGTTGCGCTAACCTATCGAACTTTGAGTTCTTTTGGGCAAAGCTTTGCGGCTAAAGACTTAGAAATTATTCTCAATGCGGACGAATCTGTCATTGTGAACTCAAACCCTGTTTTGGTACAGCTCTTAATCCACAACCTACTATCAAATATTGCACATTATGCCAAAAAGAACACAAGTGTCAATATCGCAATTATTGCAGGTGAGAACATCTCACTGGAGTTTACGAACCAAACAACGAATCAAAATTTGAAACGCATGAAACAGAGTCAGGTTCTTTTGAATGCACTCCAAGATGCTCCTGCTAGTGAAAATAAATACAGTAGCGGTAACGGATTGTTCTTGGTAAAGGATTTGGCTAAATTGTTAGATGGAACTTATACAATGTCAACCAGCCAAAACGCTGTCACTATCCGTATTACAATTCCTGCTTTAAGTGGTAACCAAGATGAAGCGTAG
- a CDS encoding response regulator transcription factor, which yields MQRILYVEDDYDYALYLKGKLEIEGYNVTLAQNSITGLESLATNQYDLLLTDLHLNSISGIRLVETAKKIHPQIKTIILTAKPSEDTELESLHFNVDYYLEKSKSLKVMFKYIRTVLSSASAFVNHTQVLHSDVESIVLDTKNRTVKKNNDDYALTPIEFSLLQLFLERKNELLDREEIVEIVWANESPEDNMRKIDVHIKNLRAKMNIFSIITIRGSGYKWNEA from the coding sequence ATGCAAAGAATACTTTATGTTGAGGATGATTACGATTACGCCTTATACCTCAAAGGCAAATTAGAAATTGAAGGATATAATGTCACTTTGGCACAAAATTCAATCACGGGATTGGAGTCGCTCGCAACAAATCAATATGATTTATTGTTAACGGATTTGCATCTTAATTCAATTAGCGGGATACGCCTTGTGGAAACAGCAAAGAAAATTCATCCACAAATTAAGACGATTATTCTTACAGCCAAGCCAAGTGAAGACACTGAGTTGGAGTCGTTACACTTTAATGTTGACTATTATTTAGAGAAATCTAAGAGTTTGAAAGTTATGTTTAAATACATTCGAACGGTTCTCAGTTCTGCATCTGCATTTGTAAATCACACGCAGGTTTTGCACTCTGATGTAGAATCCATTGTTTTAGATACAAAAAATCGTACAGTTAAGAAGAACAACGATGACTATGCATTAACACCCATCGAATTCTCTCTATTACAACTTTTCTTGGAAAGGAAAAACGAATTGTTGGATCGTGAGGAGATTGTAGAGATTGTCTGGGCGAACGAATCCCCAGAAGATAACATGCGTAAGATTGATGTTCATATCAAAAATTTGCGCGCTAAGATGAATATCTTCTCAATTATCACTATCCGTGGTTCGGGTTATAAATGGAATGAAGCGTAA